A window of Photobacterium sp. GJ3 contains these coding sequences:
- a CDS encoding sulfotransferase has product MKKNVIILTHGWTGSSAFTALIARAGYWPGDSTVEKVDYDTFENTELVTLNKQLINEMGYQGDRDHDLISEALVSELADRASSLDLQQYQSFIEHLNQHQPWIWKDPRLTLTIRIWAKLLDLDNTAFIILTRDDEQSWITSNQRRHIQSRHFTRQYNQGVTSTLRHFLQTHQQDFLEFQFEDLQLRPEATLNQLNAFLGISLSMDDLKAVYHKPLYEKSKGFKDKLEAFAIYLKNYRMRNGRQAY; this is encoded by the coding sequence ATGAAAAAAAACGTGATTATTCTCACGCACGGATGGACGGGAAGTTCCGCCTTCACTGCGTTGATTGCCCGAGCTGGCTATTGGCCCGGAGACAGTACAGTTGAAAAAGTTGATTACGATACTTTTGAAAACACTGAACTGGTCACGTTAAATAAACAGCTTATCAACGAGATGGGCTATCAGGGAGACAGAGACCACGACCTGATCTCCGAGGCCTTAGTGTCAGAGCTTGCTGACCGGGCATCATCGCTAGACCTCCAGCAATACCAATCCTTCATCGAACACCTCAATCAGCATCAACCCTGGATCTGGAAAGATCCGCGACTGACTTTAACGATCCGCATCTGGGCAAAATTACTCGATCTGGATAATACTGCTTTCATTATTTTGACGCGTGACGATGAGCAGTCCTGGATCACCTCTAATCAAAGGCGTCATATTCAGAGCCGGCATTTTACCCGTCAGTACAATCAAGGGGTGACAAGTACGCTCCGGCACTTCCTGCAAACGCACCAGCAAGACTTTCTTGAATTTCAGTTTGAAGACTTACAACTCAGGCCGGAAGCGACCCTGAATCAATTGAATGCCTTCTTGGGAATTTCGTTGTCGATGGATGATCTGAAGGCGGTTTATCACAAGCCTTTGTATGAAAAATCGAAAGGGTTCAAAGATAAGCTGGAAGCTTTTGCAATCTACCTGAAGAATTACCGGATGAGAAACGGACGTCAGGCCTACTGA
- the lpxC gene encoding UDP-3-O-acyl-N-acetylglucosamine deacetylase produces MIRQRTLKSIVQTTGVGLHSGRKVTLILRPAAANTGVIYRRTDLNPPVDFPANADSVRDTMLCTALVNDQGVRISTVEHLNAALAGMGIDNVIVEVDAPEIPIMDGSASPFIYLLQSAGIETLNTPKRFLRLKKTVRVEDGDKWAELRPYNGFRLDFAIEFNHPAIDSDQQRLVLDFSSQSFVKDISRARTFGFMRDIEYLQSQNLCLGGSFDNAIVLDDYRILNDDGLRFDNELVTHKVLDAIGDLYMCGHNIIGEMVAYKSGHALNNKLLRAVLADQEAYEWSTFQDEADVPVTFAQPGMVLA; encoded by the coding sequence ATGATCAGACAACGTACACTAAAAAGCATCGTTCAAACGACCGGAGTGGGTCTTCACTCGGGCCGTAAAGTGACGCTTATTCTGCGCCCAGCCGCAGCAAATACTGGTGTAATCTATCGTCGTACGGATTTAAACCCGCCGGTAGATTTTCCGGCCAATGCCGATTCAGTACGCGATACAATGTTGTGCACCGCACTGGTGAATGATCAGGGCGTACGGATCTCAACGGTTGAGCACCTCAATGCCGCACTGGCGGGCATGGGGATTGATAACGTGATTGTGGAAGTGGATGCGCCTGAAATTCCAATTATGGACGGCAGCGCCAGCCCATTCATTTATCTGTTGCAATCCGCCGGAATTGAAACACTGAATACGCCAAAGCGCTTTCTGCGTTTGAAGAAAACGGTTCGTGTTGAAGATGGCGACAAGTGGGCTGAACTGAGACCTTACAACGGTTTCCGTCTGGACTTCGCGATCGAATTCAACCATCCGGCAATTGACTCTGACCAGCAACGCCTGGTGCTGGATTTTTCCAGCCAGTCGTTTGTGAAAGATATCAGCCGTGCGCGGACTTTCGGTTTCATGCGTGACATCGAATACCTCCAGTCGCAAAACCTGTGTCTGGGCGGTAGTTTCGACAACGCTATTGTTCTGGATGATTACCGTATTCTGAACGATGATGGCCTGCGTTTCGACAATGAACTGGTGACTCACAAAGTACTGGACGCGATTGGCGACCTTTATATGTGTGGTCACAACATCATTGGCGAGATGGTGGCTTACAAGTCGGGCCACGCCCTGAACAATAAATTGTTGCGTGCGGTTCTGGCTGATCAGGAAGCCTACGAATGGTCAACCTTCCAGGACGAAGCGGATGTGCCTGTCACATTTGCTCAGCCAGGCATGGTGCTCGCTTAA
- the ftsZ gene encoding cell division protein FtsZ — translation MFEPMMELSDEAVIKVIGVGGGGGNAVDHMVRESIEGVHFISVNTDAQALRKSNVGTVIQIGGDITKGLGAGANPQVGRDSALEDREAIREALDGSDMVFIAAGMGGGTGTGAAPIIAEVAKELGILTVAVVTKPFSFEGKKRMAFAEQGIEELSKHVDSLITIPNEKLLKVLGRGITLLDAFAKANDVLKNAVQGIAELITRPGMINVDFADVRTVMSEMGHAMMGSGVATGEDRAEEAAEMAISSPLLEDIDLAGARGVLVNITAGLDMRLDEFETVGNTVKAFASDNATVVIGTSLDPEMSDELRVTVVATGIGKESKPDITLVTNSAKPAAQEKPVVQQAAQQPEETIKPQTTQPAAEKAVQSGAAATAAKPKQQADHDYLDIPAFLRKQAD, via the coding sequence ATGTTTGAACCGATGATGGAATTGTCTGATGAAGCGGTAATTAAAGTCATTGGCGTTGGCGGTGGCGGTGGTAACGCTGTTGATCACATGGTTCGTGAGTCAATTGAAGGCGTACACTTCATCAGCGTAAATACTGATGCCCAAGCGCTGCGTAAAAGCAACGTCGGCACAGTGATTCAGATTGGCGGTGACATCACAAAAGGTTTGGGCGCAGGCGCAAACCCACAGGTAGGCCGGGATTCAGCCCTGGAAGATCGTGAAGCGATCCGCGAAGCGCTGGACGGTTCAGATATGGTCTTCATTGCAGCAGGCATGGGCGGCGGTACCGGTACAGGTGCAGCGCCGATTATTGCTGAAGTTGCGAAAGAGCTGGGTATTTTGACCGTTGCTGTGGTCACCAAACCTTTCAGCTTCGAAGGGAAAAAGCGCATGGCGTTTGCGGAGCAGGGCATCGAAGAGCTGTCCAAGCACGTGGACTCCCTGATCACGATCCCGAACGAGAAACTGCTGAAAGTGCTGGGACGCGGGATTACGTTGCTGGATGCCTTTGCGAAAGCCAATGACGTGCTGAAAAATGCCGTTCAGGGCATTGCCGAGCTGATCACCCGTCCGGGCATGATCAACGTCGACTTTGCAGACGTGCGTACTGTCATGTCCGAAATGGGTCATGCCATGATGGGAAGCGGTGTTGCAACGGGCGAAGATCGTGCGGAAGAAGCAGCCGAAATGGCAATTTCAAGCCCACTGCTGGAAGATATCGATCTGGCGGGTGCTCGTGGTGTTCTGGTGAACATTACAGCGGGTCTGGATATGCGTCTGGATGAGTTTGAAACTGTGGGTAACACAGTGAAGGCGTTCGCATCGGATAACGCGACGGTTGTGATTGGTACATCTCTGGATCCAGAGATGAGCGATGAACTGCGTGTGACGGTTGTTGCCACAGGCATTGGTAAAGAATCTAAGCCGGATATCACGCTGGTGACGAATTCAGCCAAACCTGCGGCACAGGAAAAGCCAGTGGTTCAGCAAGCAGCGCAGCAGCCAGAAGAAACGATCAAGCCTCAGACGACTCAGCCAGCGGCTGAGAAAGCGGTTCAGTCAGGCGCAGCAGCCACGGCAGCCAAGCCAAAGCAGCAGGCCGATCATGACTATTTGGATATTCCGGCGTTTTTGCGCAAGCAGGCCGACTGA